In Sphaeramia orbicularis chromosome 9, fSphaOr1.1, whole genome shotgun sequence, the sequence TATCAGCTTTGCAAAATCAAGAACTTGCCTGAGatcagttttattttatgttttgagTTACAAATAAGATCCTTTTTTCCAGAGCTCAACAAGAACCCTGTGGAGGGCTTTTCAGCTGGTCTGATAGATGATGACGACATATACAAATGGGAAGTTGTGATTATCGGTCCTCAAGATACCCTTTTGTAAGTACAGAACTATTTTAGCAAATCATTTGGCTGTATGTTagttaataaaatattgaaataaattaatCAGATTTCAATATTTATAACAATGTGTCTCTTTTTTCTATTGCAGTGAAGGAGGGTTTTTCAAAGCTTACCTTACCTTTCCTTATGATTATCCGCTACGGCCTCCGAAGATGAAGTTCATCACTGAAATCTGGCATCCAAATGGTAAGTCGAAACAATCCTAAAACACACTGCATTATTTGTAACCAGGATTTTAATTTAGACCGTAATTAGAGGTGTGACAGATGTGAAACAGAACAAAATCTGTGATACAGAAGTCCGCGTCTTGAATTACTGTTTCATCCCATCCCTAACCTGCAGCCACTGCTCTGATAACATtactaaacttaaaaaaacagaCTGCTATTTAATTCACTTGTTTAACATTGCAACACATTGAATGTTATTCTATTGTAAGTTAGGGCATACACTAATGCATCAGCCCACATCAGGGCGTATACTTTTGCATGTGAGGAGTATTTAAAGGAATAGGTTGTAGTGTATTTTATTTCCAAGAAGAGGGGTGTATATATAGATCCTCGTAAAATATCAAGTTCCCATTACACATTACTCTTTTATTGTCTTTCAacagtgtgtattatgtgactgtTTTGTTCATAAGAGACATGTAACTGATTTTTGCAAACATAATTGATTTATTAAGTTATACCTTTTAAATCTTTGGGCGCCAAATTGTTCTAGATTTATTAAAATATGCCAGAAAAAAGTGTCTGTGTCTATGGCACAAAAATCAAGCTCTGAGCCAAGATGTGGATTTGTACATTTGGACACCTATAAATTTAATCATTGGGCCTTTGTGCATATTTGTCTAAACTGAGTGTTTCCATTCTCCACAGTTGCAAAGAATGGTGATGTTTGCATCTCTATTCTGCATGAGCCCGGGGAGGATAAGTTTGGTTATGAAAAGCCTGAGGAGCGCTGGCTTCCAATCCACACAGTAGAGACAATCATGATTAGTGTTATCTCCATGCTGGCAGACCCCAACAGTGATTCACCCGCTAATGTGGATGCTGCGGTGAGTTACACGGTTTATTCCTTTTGAAGCAACAGTAGAAACACATTCAGATTCTTATAATAGAGACATCTGAAGGTGGAGTGGATATAAAAGTTCTATAAATATATTTTGGCTGAATATGTTTTGTGTGGGTAAAACTTTATGTTCTAAACTAAAGCCATACAAGATACTGTAAAAACCACCCTGTGCTGTTAAGGAAAATTCCCCCAAACAAAGGTCCAGAATCAGACGGTTTAACATTTGTGTTATGTTTATTAAAGTTATGTTGTATTTGTGTCAAAATTTTGATGCAATCAACAACTGAAAACTCACATAAGATAGTGCAATTCAATATTTCAGCAATCAGACTTGAATTGGAGGGATTATAATTAAATaatgagtaaaaataaaaatagttgcctgtctttattttctgtaATTTATTTTGATGAATTTATTTGGATGAATATGTGGATATGTTTAATCAAAGGATTTCAATTCAAATTTAGTGTACAATCTCCAGAAACAAATCACATAATAAATCAGTAATACACAATCAAATGCAATCTGAGGAGTCTTCTTAACATAAATATTACCTGCTAAGTTTATAATGTCCTTTTTTCCTTTCTTATTTTCGATAGTTGAACAAAATTTGATCATGAATCATTGTCCAGAGCATTTCAGTTTCACTCCATAAATGTAGGTAATTCTCTTTATTTGTGGCAAGTAACAACTTTACTAGTCAGTTGGACAAGATTTGTGTAAAACTGTGAAGCCTTATTCACTTATTTCTCTATTGTCTATTCTGTGTTTTTATCTCACTCAGTTGATTGGTTGAGTAGCATCACACGAGATGATTTACAGCACGTAAAATAAACTAGTGACTCAAACGATAGAAATGCTCTGTCAAAGTTGATTGATTCTCAATAAATTAGCAGACTCAGTGTTTGCAGTGGTCATTAGCTATATTCACATGGATGAATCACCATGAATTAAATGTTTTTGATCCATCAGTCACAAGCAGATGTATATTCAGGATGTGTCATTGAAATAATTTGATTTTGTTCGTACAGAAAGAGTGGAGGGAGGACCCTAATGGTGAATTCAAGAGGAAGGTGGCACGCTGTGTAAGAAAAAGTCAAGAGATGGCATTTGATTAGGAGTCACTTGTAAATTCCAGGGTAAGTTAATAAAAGTAACTATGACCCACATTTGAAACCATGCATTGTGAGAAGAAGATAATAAatcctttatttttgtttgtttttttccagttaaagGAAATGCCTTCTGAGGGAAAATTTCAGCAAAAGGCTTTTGCACCCCTTGTTTTGCCAGTCAAAGGAATTGGTTGATTTCAACCATGTTTCTGTGAACGGTTGTCATTTTCCGCAAGATGAGCCAATTTGAGAACCCTACCAGCGAAATTGACCTGTTTCCTACCTGGAattgtatatttaattttatttattttgaaaaattaatgATGTAAGATATGTCACTACTGTAAATTAACTTGCTTTTTTATCTGCTGCTGAACAGTTTCTACTTTATACCAGGTTTCTTATGCAATTTAGTGGTCAAGATtgtgtaaaacaaaatgaaagccCGTTATCGTTAGGTCATCATTTGTCCTCCCTACCTACCACATTGTTTCCACCACAGCAACATCCGTCGGCCTGACAAATCTTGTCTGATTCTTTCCAACGCCGTCGCTGAATCACTGTTGCCTTTTGTTGGCTTCACTTCCTCTCACTGACTGTCCTCGAAGCGTCAAGTCTGCTGGAGGGACACGTCGAGAACATCTTTTTCTGAGAACCAGCCTCCTGTTAGCATCTTAGACTTGGCGCTAGTGTAAAGCAAGGTATAAAACCATGATTCTCAAACCTGCATGATCCCCTCAAACAGCTCTGTTCTGTGTCATTGCTAAGCTGTGGATGTTAATGGAATGGCTTACTCAGTGTTTTGAGAGGCGTTGTTTTATCATAAATCAATTTGCACCAGCGTTGTCGACGCTAACAGGAGACTTGTGCCAACTTCTCAGGAATAACCTCGGCGAGAACTTTATTAGGGTCTTCACCAGTAACACAGACCCCTAATGTTCCCACCCCTTCTGCTAATACACAGTAAAGATGTCTGCCAGTTAATCTTAATACAGTACAAGTCATGGACAACCAAAAACCGATCTGTGAAAATAGCCTAAGCTGTGATCATTCTGTGTGGTTAACTGCCATCTGAGCTTACCTCAATTAAAACAGATAACAAATATGATCAGGATTACGGATTCTTGAGTTGTTAATCCAGTAACACTGGGGGTTATTCTCCTTTGTAGAATTAGGCGAATCGTTCTTTGTTGTGGCACATTTGGCTTTCTATCAGTGTGTGGGTCACATTCACTCGTGGGTTTAGACTCTGAGGACATTGGGTAGTTAGACTTTAATTCTGTCGACATCTTGAGTTCTGATCGGTGCATATTATCTAGGTATCTCACTTCTCACTGAATTTGGGTTCTTGATAGAGACTTGAATAATTCACCACTTAGTAAAGTATAAATACGTGTTCTTGTTCAAACGAACACATTACTGCATTTAGTTGTTATTTTTGAGAGAAAGTGAAGTGTTCGGGTGGAGTCTGGAAACCATTGGCTTTTGTTCACTTAATGGTGTTGCTCTTAAGCCATGATGACATTTATTTAGAGTTACAACATTGTTACACATGATTGATCTGTGACTGACATTGAAGAATAACTAACCAACTTTTGGCGCATGCAATCAGGTTTGAAGGAGCTGGGTCTGTTTCATTGTTATTAAATCATGGGTGAATGTGATGTGTACAGTTCATAGATTTCTGTAGACTTGAGGATCACATAACTGCTGTTGGTTGACATTACCTTTTTAAGTCAGAATTTTCTAACCTACCATGACCTCCTCTGACCGGTGTTCACTGTTTTTGCACAGATTCGGTGCGTTTGAAATGTCATTAAGCAATACGCTCTGAAAATGGTGTGTCCAGGTAATCCACCCTAACGCCATtacgttgttttgttttttcattttgtgtcaATGCAATGTATATTGGACATGATGCTCAATAAAGTGTGTAAACAAAGAGCAAAGTGTAATTTTGTTTGCGTTTTACATTTTGCATGAGAACACACGCTGGGTTCAAGTATATAGACCCCTGCTTTGTAACTGGAAGCCTGGGAACAGTGTCCGATTTCTGGCCCGGTTTCGTTTCACACTAATGGGCTTTGCTGGCTGCGACAGACACACACTGAGCGGATACAGATACTAACCACCTCTCTGACAAACAGGGAAAATAGGGATCGAAATTCAGAATGAGAAAGCAGGTGACATTTGTagagaatctgaaaaaagaaaacaggattAAAAATGAGAGTAACCACATCTTAAGGTGAGTGGACAGTTCAAGAGTTACATTtgtaatgaataaaaaacagataaTTGGATCATTTTCCTTTAAAAcaatagatttttttgtttttaggtcTGCAGAGTCTAACAAGAAATCCACAAATGGTGAGTCTACCTTCCATAAACCTCTTCTTACCAAATTGTACTCCGGGTTTTCCATGTATTGAGTTCAAATACTGATAATTGGGGTCAGATTCTGTTTTGTTCCACCTAATTTAATTTTCCATCCACTGGAAATGTGGGGATGGATTCAAGAATCTGGGTTCAGTTTGTTAAAGCGGCACAGAATCTGAACAATTAGTCACCACTGTAATTATCCTGATCCTGTCAACAGTAAGAAAACCTGTTAGAAAACAGTCCCTGAGTTGCTGTTTCAGATAAAACTATTGAATTGCGCATTTATTCATACTTTCCTCAATTTTACAGTTTCTTAGTTGAGTAGTAGATGtcaaacaaagcaaaacataaaGAAGTTGTAAAATAGCACTTGATTGTAACTTTACTGAAACATATTGACTGAAGAAAAACCCTATAATTAAACAATATAAAGTTCATTTTTATCACTGACCATAGTTTATCTTTCATTACTAAAGACTACCAGCTTGTAATGTAATGTTGAATATCTGAGTGTCTTTCTCAGTTAAATCCTCTAATAACACAATCCTAAAACTCCTCAAATGTGAGTAAAAATCTTGCGTTAATCATCATTTCAGTTCATTAACACCTAATATGAACAAAACAGCCTTACATGTACAGATTTACCAACATGTAcaggaagtttttattttttttatttttttttatgtaatgcaGGTACAGATCAACTTGATTCATCCCCATGGGACAAACAAATTTCCTCTCagctcaagaaaataaaaatgaagctAAAAAGTCAAAGTAATCATCAATGTCAGGTTGGAGTTCATTTTGTGTACTTTGTAGTAGTACTTTGTAGAGTAGTTTACTTTAGGGGATAATCAATTCTTTATGGTAAGTATTATATTACAAAGTAAGCAGAACCTATGGCTGTAAACATGTTGGTGTGACTGTACATAGTGTTCCAGAAAATACAACACTCAGAAATGTAAAGTAATCCTTCCTTACTGAGCACATACAGCTCACATATGAGGCTTAAATGAATTTACAATAGGTAGATGTGTGTCATGTTCATTTTTACTATTACAGTTTTAACAAGTAAAATCCAACCGTAGTACTAAGGAGTGGGTTAAgacaaatgtacagggtggggaagcaaaatttacaatgaacatttagttgttttttctcagcaggcactacgtcaattgttttgaaaccaaacatatattgatgtcataatcatacctaacactattatccataccttttcagaaacttttgcccatatgagtaatcaggaaagcaaacgtcaaagagtgtgtgatttgctgaatgcactcgtcacaccaaaggagatttcaaaaatagttggagtgtccataaagactgtttataatggaaagaagagaatgactatgagcaaaactattacgagaaagtctggaagatactattaaagaagaatgggagaagttgtcacccgaatatttgaggaacacttgcgcaagtttcaggaagcgtgtgaaggcagttattgagaaagaaggaggacacatagaataaaaacattttctattatgtcaattttcttgtggcaaataaattctcatgactttcaataaactaattggtcatacactgtctttcaatccctgcctcaaaatattgtaaattttgcttccccaccctgtacatccttTAGTAAAATGGTAAAAACATTGGTCCTTCTATTGATGTACTGTTATATGTGACATGATTATATATTATATGATtgctagtgcgttgacccatggggaaccacaggtcatattaataccgatatctagggattcaagttagtaaatgcgtcgttcctgtttttaacttcatttcccatcatgcagcgtggcacTGTGCTTTTGTTCAATcgagcaatgtgattgtaaggctattatattccatAATGactgatatctcccaaaatattggtcctatcaacttgctgagatgtttaatgtggagatgggactattcctcaactgtaggtaccaaagtggccagttaaaaatgtctcaatttctctGAACTTTGccgatacacatacacacatagacacacactctgagaccttccagtattatgatatagatattaTTAATGATAAAGCATGTTCCTGTTGTTTTTGCTAAAGTTGCAGCTACTttctattcagttttatttacagttttcagATAAATCTAAAGTCTTACTGCATCATTAATGGCAGGAGaaaccaaaaaaattaacaaaaaaacaggatttgctaatctgttttcagttttatcATGACATATGACATTTTGGGTTATTTTACTGATTACTGAAATCAAACCATGTGAGAACTTCCCAGGGAAACGTCATTGTTTGCGGGAGCTGTTGACAACTTAGACGTGTGAAACATGAGACGACTACACACTGCCTTTTGTAAGAGGCCAGCAGACAAAAAGGTGGAAACCACTAGTTTAAACTTTAACAGTCTGATATATATTaaagtttttaacattttcatctgaaaagtaactaaagtcACCAAATAAATGTCCAATATGTGCTTCTGAAATATAGTGGGGATGAAAtattcaactaattcaatcatATTTGAGTACATGAAATGAACATTTTCAACGTTCAGAGCTCTGTTGTCTTGTTTTAAGCAAATGCTTTTGTTCCATGTTCCGTTTGTCAGGTGTTGAATATGTGCCTTGTCAACAAATAAGAGACATCTATGGAGGGACGCACATGAATGCTCCTTCAGGAAACCACATGAAGTCCATACACATTCCCAAATGCATGATGACTGCTCCCTTCTTACAGGTATCCACAGAACACTGGAACGCATTGCCTTAGAcggtttatttttcttaattttagcaCCAGAAACCACAGAGAGGGATTATTTGtggttgatttaaccctttaagcaccgaAGTCGCAATATTGGGGCAAGCAAcacaactgaatgaaacagaccataactccggatagagttgccaaatcttgttaccacctcccaccaaaaATGGCGGACACGTGCcgcttcaatcctaacaccatttcagagaATGTTTCTGTTCAAAGGGAAGAAGAAAATCAAGTTTTAAAGGcatggtcctgagctggtttagtaagtaagtgAAGTGTATTCTTTTAAATAAgcaaaatttatttaattttagttttgatagataaggacagatttgactAAAACTTActacattttactttctactaatgtttaagttaatttattttaaggataagatgataaaaaaccaaaaacaaagaaaacttccatgtaaatatgtttaaagtTCAGTTTTACTAGAAGTTATGCTATCAAATATTCCCGCCACCCTGTGACGTTACTATACacaaattagatgagtaaatgTACTCCCATTTTAAACTTTGGGTCATATTGTATACCTTTCTCATTTTACAGTATGCCTgtatctctaaccacttccagGTTACAGCTTTTTGAAgttttgatatcaaaattgaatattaaaaaaaaaaaaaatctccagcaCCAAAAGGGTTAACAGCTCTCACATGTGAGCAAATTCCATTTATAATCACATTGTCCTTGTCTCCTTTTCAGCATCCATCTCTGACAGTGGGTCAGAGACGTTACCTCTGCAGTATCGCCAACATTTACAGCACAGAACACATGAAACGGCAGATGAAGCAGCATTACCTTAACGTGCTGCACACATGCCTCAAATCAGGTGTGTACCTTGATGTCTGGAACTGAATTTTAATGACTCATATACAAAATACACAATGGACATTTACCATCACAGACATTAATCTACCAACATATGGTAAAAAAAAGGTTCAACTGGGCAGTGCAGGTTTGGAAATATCAGAAAATGTGTTTTGGAATATGATGTGAACTGTTGAATCAAATACCAGGTTATAAATATCTATGAATTGCAAAGAATTATATCTCTCATCACAGAAGTAAATGTTATGAGGTGAAACCATTAAAGTACAATTATTGGCAAGTAAAAATTATATTACAATGAAGTGGAGGAGGGTAGAGTTACCAGAAAAGGATCAATGAATGACAATAAGCGAACACATTTtcacaaataaaatttaaaaaaagattaatatATTGACACTAAAAGATCAATGTGTacaatggggggaaaaaatctaCAAAACTTGAATTAGAGACATGAAAATTGGaccaatgaaagaaaaaaaaaagatgtgctgAGTTAAGAAGTATGTATTTCCCAAgtgatatttgtttttgttgcttatcCTTTTCTAATAAGCATTTAAGTGTAATAATTGGACAATATATAGGATATTTCTGTCAGTTGTAAATTATACTTGATCAAAAATTGCTAGTTTTACAGTTTTGATAGAATATTTGATGACTGACAACTAAAATGTTttctaactaaataaataaacctgcttaaaaaaggtaaaattcttCATAAAAAATGATAATTTTACAGTGGAAATATTCATaagtaaaagaaactaaaataaagttttattaatataatttttttctttacagtttcacaatttcacattttgtagGATGTTCAGTCAGGTTGGTTTAAAGAAATGTAAATGTTCTTTCAAATGACAGGGAAACAAATATAAAAGGTATATTTTTATCAAACCTTATCCAAGTTTTTAATTGCTCATCTTGCCTTCTTATTTGTTTTGACGTAAATAAACAGTGTGTGCACATTACATTATGAAGTGTTTGCATAAACCAGCTTGAATCCATCTCATGATTTGTTACTTTCTCTGGTTCAAGGTCAGACTTCCAGCTGCAGGAGGAGACATGGAGACCTTCAGCACAAGGACATGGGGGCGTTCAGACAGGACGCTGAAGAGGCTAGAGCGAGGCCACAAGGGCAGAGGAAAAGCCGCAGCAGAGCTAATTCTGACGTCATATTTCCAAAAATAGTCAACTGAAGACAGATATGATAGCGAACATTCATTGTGTAGAAAGCATTTATCAAGCAAGGTAACACAGTCcagaaacagatgttaaatggtAAGAAATCACTGAATTAAATCACTGAATTAAACAGTATATTTAGTTGGATGTTTCTTTTACAGCTGGTTGTACAACATATCATCATGCCTTTTAGCTTTCATAACATTGACAAAAATTCTAAACGTATATACTATTTTTCCCATAtgagaaaaacataatattattttGTGGGGCTATTttctgtgattattattattattattattattattattattattattattattattattattattattatttattattattttttttaacctataatTTAGAATGTCTACTTCTTGATGATTATTTGTGCATGACTTCTAGCctctgcagtaacagttttagctCTAATTTTAATGTTGTAACATTTAAAGAAAAAGTTTTGCATTCTATACCTTAGTGAGGTCAAAGTAAAACCTgtcattgtatatttattgtccctgtcagtgtttgacAGTTGCGTATGATGTTTTAGGATTCATATTACTGTCTTATTCATGTGTATGTTAAattttattgttgaaaatgtgtatgTTGGAGGtactttgtattttgttgttgtatACTTTGTATTCTAcaacaatgcatcatattctcaTGTTTGCAGTGGCACCGTCTCTCTTAAATATCTCAGACAACCAGAGTTTAAACAGGCCTGTTGTCACCTTATGATGATACATTTTCCAGCAAATCTGAGTGGTTTTTGAGTTTAGTTAGTAATGAAGTAGGGGAGTTTTAAGTTTTAACCCATACAGGTACACTTCATACTTCACTTTGTCATCTAAGTGGACATATTTGGATATGGATTATGGATTataatttaatgacttttaatggacAGTTTAGTGGTTTAAGTTCAGAGCCAATCACAGCCTTATCTTCAGCCTTACAATATATGGCCTGCTTGCACTGGCAAACAAAGTAAATCATAAACTTTAAAATGTAATTCTTGCTTTCACCACATGATGGCAGTATCATGTAAATGCTATTGGCTCTGCATCTTTGACCCTTGACCTATCTCCTGCTCATTTCTCCTGTATTAGAAATGCATTATGATCTTTTTACTGTGATTTACTTATCTGCAGCCATGTAATATATGGAGGACCgaacctgccatattgaaaaatatatacagaaatataaaaatagtttgATAAATTAATTTCTAtaccatttattcatttattttgcccTTATTTTAAAAATTTCCTTGTTTAATAGTGATCCctgaatttatttttgtgttgttttctatttacatttttaaaaatattaaggaggacaaaataaataaataaataaataaatggtacagaaaatgaaatgttatggtaaataaatgccttttaaaatttgtttgaatcgtgtattggcacatgaattaatttatcaagccatttttatatttatgtacagATTTTTCAATAAGggaggttcagtcctccataattTATGTCctttatttgtaaaataaatatgtgGTAACAATAAATAACCTGAAGTCACCTTTCTAATTTTTTATTGGGACAGTTTTCTCCTTAGTAAATTAGGTCAGTTCCACTTCAGTTATTAGTGTTGATTTTTGTTTATCTTAACTCAGAAAAGCTAATGCTAATTAGCTGTTAGCTAACGGTCATCAGCAAACATGAACTGTGTACTCGAAGGAAACTGTGTAAAAGGTAATGTGAaagatatatatacacataaatttatatgttttatttgttgtaGTAACATTTAATGTTTATTGCTCTTATACCTGAACTACAGTAGCTGGATTGTTTTAAGTCTTGAAATCTCCAATTTATGGTTAAGTCTACATGCTAGCGACCAAGTCCAGTTAGCTAACGCAAGTTAATGCTAAGGCTAAATTATGCCTATTGTTCGCCTTGTATTGCAGTGCTTGGAAAGGCTATCCAGGCACTTTCACGGATTGGAGATGAACTATGGTTTGATCCTTTGAGTAAAGGGGTGAgaagcacaaaaacacaaatacatattTTGTGTGAGTGTGATGTTGACATTACCTGACAGATACACAGTCTATATGAatattgttttccttttttcacttttttaaggCCAAAGAATTGCTGTTATTTTATTCACTCACTCCAGTTATGGCTTATCagactgaaaacaacaaaaaacaaaagaaaacaagtgaAAACACATCCCTAAGAAACACTAATAGACACACATCACAATGTAGCCTAAGTACTAAACATTAACTCACAGGATTGGGATTGAAACAGTGGCAAATTAGATCTCTAAAAATGTTACTACGGTATGTGTTATTAAAAAGTCCTGACCATCCCATAATTAAAAACCTGATGTTAAATAACAGCTGTTCATTATATGATACCACAGGGTTTTAACTCTATAGAAAACAAATAGTCATGTCCATCAAATTTGATGCCACAAAAATAGAACAAACTATTATCTAACAAGTTTTGAAATCTGAATTTCTGTCTTTTGTATTTGACTTGAATTTTTGAATGTATGTTATTACACTGCTTTCATGGCActgatttttttgttgtaaataaaaaaaaatataggtgCAGTGGGGAGGCTTTAAATGATAGTTTCTTGCAGGATTCAAAAAAGATTACCACACAGATCACCTTCTAATAAATGTCGCTGTTGGTTTATGACAATAATTTATAATAAGGAGGTAATTAGTAAATCTGCATCTGCATCACCAGAATTTGGTAAATGTAATTTTCATGAATCATACACTTACTCAGACTCCCAGAGAAAGGCACCCAGTAAAAGGATTGATCCTGTTGATTCCATGATGCACATGATGTGAATGCTTCCACCCACTGTCACACTTTGAGCCAGGAAAAACTGGTACCAGTGTAAAAAAAGAAGCCTCTAGCTACATGACTCACTTGAGGCACGTTACAAGAACAAACATAGGCTTCAGTATTATATCTCTGCTGTGAGTGTGGACCAGTGATATCTGAGAACAAAAAATATTGATGATTAACAGTCCTATCCTTATGAATTTGTCATTAGGAGGTGATTTTAGGGGGTACATTTAATAAAtcataagtaaaatta encodes:
- the fam216a gene encoding protein FAM216A, with the translated sequence MRKQVTFVENLKKENRIKNESNHILRSAESNKKSTNGVEYVPCQQIRDIYGGTHMNAPSGNHMKSIHIPKCMMTAPFLQHPSLTVGQRRYLCSIANIYSTEHMKRQMKQHYLNVLHTCLKSGQTSSCRRRHGDLQHKDMGAFRQDAEEARARPQGQRKSRSRANSDVIFPKIVN
- the LOC115425710 gene encoding ubiquitin-conjugating enzyme E2 G1-like; translated protein: MTEQSALLLRKQLAELNKNPVEGFSAGLIDDDDIYKWEVVIIGPQDTLFEGGFFKAYLTFPYDYPLRPPKMKFITEIWHPNVAKNGDVCISILHEPGEDKFGYEKPEERWLPIHTVETIMISVISMLADPNSDSPANVDAAKEWREDPNGEFKRKVARCVRKSQEMAFD